Within the Methanobacterium sp. BRmetb2 genome, the region TGTTTAATATTCTCTAGTTTTCCTGATGATTCATTGTCTATTATAACAACTTCATTATTTTTACATAATCTCTCAACCAGATGGGATCCAATAAAACCCAAACCACCGGTTACTGCAAACTTCTTATTTTTCATATTAATTCCCTGCAATTTAACAAAGCTCATTATACTATTTAATAATAAAACTCACTGTTAATATATTTTGATATAAAATCTATTATCAACACATTTTGATTAATCTCAAACAACATCCACCCATAGATGGAGGGATCTATAGGCCTTATCTTGATCTGGCAACTTATAGAGTAATAGTTCCAGTTTCTGATTTTTACCTAGGGTGCTGGCATTGAAGGTTAATGGCTGCTCCCATTTTTGACCATTGGTCAGGGTGATATTCTTACTGGTAACCGTGGTTCCATTAAATTTAACCAGTAAATTATATGTAACATTGGAATATTCATGATTCACAATTCCAACCATAATTGTACCAGATTGTCCAATAGTTAGATTGGTTGGATAGTCACTGGCTTTTCCACCAGCCCCCAATATATAAAATTCAGTGAATTTCTCTCCTTCTTTAGGTGTTACTATAATATATATTGTAGCTGAGATAGCTAGGATTATGGAAATTATTAGTATGATTGATAATATTTTATCCAGTTTTTTCTCTTGGTCGAATGAACTTTTAAGGTTGTGAAAGTGTACCCCTAGATTTAATTTGAATTTTTCCTGATCTGGAATTCTGCGTCTTCGCAAAAAGGCTACCACTATCAAAATAAAACTCAACAAAGATAGAACAATTAAAATAGGATCCAAACGTATTTCAAAGGAGGTGTAATTCAGAATGAATGCAATCAAAAGAGTTAAAACTATACTAAAACCAAAACTGAGTGCGACACGTTCAATACCATCTAAATCTTGTTTTCTGGGGAATAATGCTGCTATTAATGAATATCCTGGTATGAAAAGTATGAATATTAACTCTAATACTGTTTTAATAACTGTTCCATTTAATACAGGTACAGTTACAAAGATCGTGGTAAGAAATGTGAATAAAAGAATTATAATGAGGTCGTTGGCTAAGAATTTAAACCTTCCGGAATAAAGTTTTGGTTTGGATTCCTTTTTTCCTTTTGGCCAGGCCTCTGGTTGAACAGAGTCTGGTGTTACAGATTCTTTTTGAGCTAAATGTCTCAATTTAACTGTTTCATCAATTACTTCTTCTTTTCCCCTTTTTTGGCTAATTTCCGATTTTATAATTTTCATCCGGGATAATCTTCGTCTTCGAAGATAAGCAATTCCAATCAAAGTGGCCGTGACAATAATCAAAAGCCCGATGCAGAGCTGTGATGATATAGGACAAGGTGCAATAAAAACCAAAACCCCAATACCCAAGGTAATAAGTAAACTCAACAAAATCCCAGCAAGTAACACCTGGACAATCTTTAATCTATTTTTAGACGAAACCATGGTTTTTGGGAATATTATAGTTAAAAGGGCGTATCCAGGTAAAAATAATATTAAGGGAATAACAAAGATACTTCTAAAAACTGTTTGGCTTAACGGACTTATGGTGATAAATATAACTGCTAATAACAAGAATAAAACCAGTATATTAAGGTCCCTGTTGGATTTGGAAATTTTTATATCTTTTCCTGGAATTTTTCCTCTTTTAGAATCTTTTCTAACCTTTCTAACAAATATTTTTTCATGCTCTCTAGGCTTTTCAACTTCTCTTATAAATTTAGTATCCTCTTTTAATTTTTTTCTTCGCCTTAAACCAGCCAGAATTAAAAAAACAATTGTCAGCAGTGCCATGATTAAGAATGTGGTTTTAGAGGGTATGTTATAAATGAATTCTGAAAAAACTCCCATAATTAAAACCAAAACAATACTTAAACCTAGACTTAAAATAAGTTTTTTAATAAAACTAAGGTCCCTCATATCCCAAAATAATAGGGCCGTTAATGAGTACCCAGGTAATATAAAGGTTAAAAGCAGGAAAGGAATTAATTCTATCAGTTCAAAAGGTGTGTATATTATTAACAGGGAAACTATGGTTAAAAATCCAGTTATGAATAGATCTTTAAATCCGTGTTTCAGTCTGTAGACATGTAGATGCTCTGTTTCTTTTGAACCTCCTTTTTTAATATATTCAATTTTTCTGTATCTCCGTATATATGTGGCAATAAGTAATATTATAGTTAAGAATCCAGGAAATATAATAAAGTAGTTTGTAAATATTTTGAAGGGATCATACGTAATAAAAAAGCCATAAAATGGTATTATAGCTACGCTTATTACTAAACTTAAAATCAGACGTATCACTAGATTCAAATCTTTTCTTTGTGGGAATAAAACACTTATTATTCCATAACCCGTGAAGAAGAATATGATCGGAATACTTAAAGCTACTTTTAACCATTCATTCTGATTTAAAAGATCAATATTCAATATTATCATGCTTAAAGCTGTGAAAGCTATGATCAATATTAAATCAATGTATTGATTTTTGATTTTCATTTAATCTTCCTTCAACTTATCCTAATGTTAATTTTATAATACTGATATTCGTTTTTATATCTAAAAAGATGGTATGCATTTGGATTTTATGTTTAAATTTGAAATTTATTTAGTATTTATATATAAATTCTATTATTAATCTATAATCTTATCCTAGTTATGTAGCTAAATAATATGAGGTAATAAAATCTATCTGATTTAATTTGAAATAAAATTTTCCATTAAATCTATTATTTTTCGTCTTTACTTGCTATTATAATATATAATGAAAATTTTATGAGTTTAAGGGCAAGTAAAAACATTTATATATTGTGGAGTATTATCCTTTTATCATGATTATTCATGCTAATGAAATGTATATTATACTTAATTATGTGCTTGCGATAATCTTTGCAATAGTGGTAGGATTAATAGTTAAACTTCCGCTGTTACCAGAAAAGCCTATGAGGGATTCATGGACTCTAAGCGCCATATTTCCTACTGCAATAATTGCTTTAGGTTTTTCAGCCATAATATTTAAACTGGTTATTTTTGATCTTTACAGTGGTATGGTAGTGGCTGTGATAATTGGAATTTTTTCTGCACTATTTACCAAATTTTTATTCGGCAGAATATTTCCCAAACCTGATGGAGGAATTTCATGAACGAATTAATTGGAATTGCACTGGCCGCAGTCATATCATGGATAAATTTCGTTATCATTGATACCTGGCTAGGCCTGCCTGAATCTCCAGGAGTTAAAGGGGCTGAAGTTATTGGAAGGTCTGTTAAAAAGCGAGGCGGAGATCTTTCTGGAGGTTTTTTCCAGGGAAACATCGTATGTTCTCCTGATGCCTCGGCGGGAACACTTCTTGGTGCTGTAGGATGTTATGCTATAGGTATCCCTGAAGGAGGGTTTATTGCCGCATTATTAGTATACTTTGGTAACCGGCTTTGTGCTGATCCTGGGTATGCAGGAACAACTGGAGCCATTTCTATAACCATAATAATTGCATTAACATCATTCATTGGATTGAATCCTGAGTATTATGTGGTTGGAATGGTAATTGCAATTCTCACCATTCAGGGAATTTCACATACCAAAGCATCAATTCTGCTTGGAAAAATTGCAAAGAAAATGGGAAGGTACACTAAGATCAGTTAAAAATAATGTCACTAATAATGGTGAACATGTAAAAGATAGGTAGATTATAATGTTGATTGAGATCGTTGGTATCATAGTTTTATTTGTGGCTATTAGAACCCTAATTGCCCAAAACAGGGCGGAAAGAATGCTTTATCTTAATGCCCTGAGCTTTGGGATTTCTGCCCTAATAGCACTTTATATTCAAACACCATTTGGGGCTGTTATTGCCATAACCTATTTTGTAGCATCTACCATAGGTTCAAATGCTATCGCCTACACTATAGGAAGAGTAAAAAATGAGATTACAATCGAATAAATGATTATAATACAATAAAAATTAAATAAATAATTATTAAGATGATAATGATTGTTAAGGATTTAATAATTATTCCTCAACCATAAAAACAGTTTATTAGTAACTTTATAATAAAATAAATGTGAAAGTTCGGTGAATTATAATGTATCCCCTACTAGAGTTGGTAAATTTAACCACAATATCTGCAGTCGTAATGCTGATAGGAGCAATTGGTATTATATTGCTTCCCAAACCCATTGATAAAGTTATTATGTTTGCATTACTTCAAGGAGGATTTATTGGTATAATTGCTGCAGCTAAATATTTAGATGTTGCAATGGCTGCAGCCATATTTGACCCCATATCAACAGTTATTCTCTTAATAGCTATAATCAAAATTAATGAAGTAAGAGAGAAAAAAAAATCCCAGGAGGAAGGGAATCTTGCTTGAAATTCAAATATGGTTTTATACTGGCTGTGCACTAGTCATACTAGGTAGTTTAGCTACAGTATTTGGACCTGGCGTTAAAGATCCTCTGGCTCGGATCTTAAATACTGAAATTGCAGCGGTTGGTGTTTCTCTAATATTTTTAACATATAACCATACTATAGCACTTTTAACATTCATTGCAGCCACGCTAATAATAACCTTAATTCTGCTTCGAGCCGTGGTAAGATTAGAAGAAATGGGGGCAAAGCTTTGAAAAGTATAGGAAGACTTTGGAATGCTCTTGCAAATCCTAAACGGATCCCGAGGCTTTTCGCAATAGTCATGGGTATAGTACTTCTGACTGGACTTTTGGTGCCTCTTACTTTAAATGACCACCAACTATATCCTAGGCCCGAACCTCAGCAGCAGATAAATGATAAGGATCCTCTGGCCCCTTATGATCGTGGAGGAGTACCTCTTAAGGAAAGAGGTATTGTAAAGGCCCAGTACCCCGAAAATTCAGTTAATTTAGGCAAAATTACGGGTTACTTATCACCTATTGCCATAGAGGTTAAAAATAATACAATTTATTATGGTACATCTATCTATTCATCTCCTGGTGGCCTTATAGATGAAATTTTATATTATACCCGAGGTTTTGATACCATAATTGAATCGACCATTTTGATGATGGCCTTTGTAATAGCATCATGGGTGGCCATTCACTTCACCATGCGGAGGGATGAATAAATGCTGGTGCCAGATTTAGTTTCTCCAGTTGTAGTTTCACTTTATACTCCAGCAATCGTCGTAGGTATCCTGGTGGGTTTTATTGGACTTCTTGGAATTTCATTCCAGAAAAATGATTTAAGTGCATTAATACTCACCGATATTGTGGGTATTGCCATGTTAATTGTAGTGGCTGCTGTGGCCACAGACCTTGCCGAAGCCCTTATACTTCCTGGTTTAGTCGTAGAACTGGCAGAAATTTTAGCCATATCTGAGATCTTGATGAGCCGGGAGATGAGAAAAAGCGGTAAAAAAGTGGAACTTTTCCCTGTTCCTCTGGCCATGGATATGGAGATTTTAAACACTGCCCCTAATTTTATAGCACTAGCTTTAGTTGCATATGGTGTATTTCTCACTGGTTTTACTGGAGGGGCTGTAGCAGGAGTTGGAATACTCTTCTATGTTTTATCTAAGAAATACAGAGGAATACCTTCTGGTCTATGGGAGGGTATGAGTGGAGCCTCTGGTATTGCCTGGTGTTTATGGATTGCAGGATTTTTAATATTCTTTATAGCCCCTGATATATGGCTTCTAGGTTTATTCCTATCATCATGTGGATTACTTATTAAAGTAGCTTCAAAATCTGGACTAATAGGAGTAATGGGTAGAGAAGAATTTAAAAAAGAATAGACGATTTAACAAAAATATAATGATTAACATTAACTAAAATTTATGTAAAAATTGTTACAGGTGCAAAAAAAATGGATATTGCTACAATAAGTGGACAATTATTTGGTACCATACCTCTGGGAGATATTGTGCCTTATATTACTCCTTTCAACCTTTTTATGTTCGCTGGTGCACTGGTCTTCACCGTGCTTATTGCTATAAGCAGGACTGAGACACAAATTGAAGCAGGTTTTGGTTCGCTTAAAGACCGTGAAGTTAAAGTTGATATTAAAGAATTCAAAATAAGGAGATTTTTGGCCATAGTATGTGGACTGGCCACTGCTGGAGCTATGATAACCGGTGATCTGTTTAACTTCACCCTATTTGTGGCTTTAATTGGAATCGTAAATATAGGTATTGTATCTGCAGTAAAACAGATTGATGTTCTGGATGCTGCATTTCAATATGGACTGATAGCTATGATGGCTTCCCTGCCATTATTTGGAGGAGCAGCAATAGTTTTAGCATCAACAGGTACTTTAAGCTTATTCCAGTTATCACAAATGGCAGTTACTCCTGCAATGGTAACTTTTGCCTCCATACTTCTATTATTGGGTGTGGCTGGTGAAACTGGTGTGGCACCATTCTATGCTACCAAGGCCGAGATGTTTAGAACCCCTGGATCTCCATTCATATTAATAATTCATTTAAGTTCACTTTTAGTAATTGTCAGGACCATTGAAATATTGCTTATAATAAATAAGCCATTTTAACTAATAAAATTAACAATAATTACAAGAAATGTTAAAGATAAGAAAAATAGTATTTATAAATTGAATTAATGAAAAATTAAAGTTATAAAGTAATTATTAATGATTAGAAGTTTATAGAAATAATTAATGAAAGGTGAATACATGAAAACACTGTATATTGCAAGTTATTTGATGTTTATTATATCTCTGGTAAGCATAGCATATGCTTTAATATTTAACCCTCCCAGCTGGATAGTTTATGGAATATCCATAGTTTTCATACCAGTGGCCATTTTATCTTTTGGATTGATAAGTATGGCTAAGATCAAAGAAGAAGAGGAAGATGAAAGAAGAGATGAACCCTTCATTGGTTATTAATACTAAAAAAATAAATTCATTGCTAATTAACTATTCAATATAATCCATAAAATTGGTGATCAAATGAACCTAATGGCAAATATCCTGTTAAACGTTATCATTGCATTTCTGGTGGGAAGTATACTATTTGGATACCAGAGAAAAATAATGGCAAGAATTCAGACCAGACCAGGCCCACCCATAATTCAGCATTTACTTCACACACTCAAATTTTATATTAAAGAGTCTACATTCCCAAAAACAGCTGCAATGCCTTTCTATGTTGCTATTGCCAGTATGTTATGTGCTATATGGGTCAGCGCTGTTATTGTAGGCCCGGTTCTTGAAGGATCACTGCTCTTAATATTTGCCATATATGCTCTGCACAAAATTGTGGAACACAATGCTGGTTCATCATCAGGATCTCCTTATGGTAAGTTAAGCTGTGTTAGAGCAGTTTTCTCTGCAGCTGCCGAGGTACCGTTATTTGCAGTTCTAATTATAATTTACCTTAAAACTGGAACAATGGTTATAGGTGACATTGTTAACTACCAAACCCTTAACGGCCCCTTAATATATGCTATTCCACTGGCTGCGGCCATGTTCTTTGTGCTGATTCTATCAAAGGCACCTTACTCCCCTTTTGCTATCACCAAAGGAAAAGACATTATATCTGGATACGAAACAGAGCACTTTGGAGTATTAAGAGGGTACCTTATGATATCAGAATCTATTGCATGGTACATGCTCCTCTGGGTATTTTTAACAGTATTTATTGGTGGTTTAGGTCCAATAGGTTATTTAATAGGTATGGTTGCGATAAGTACAGTTGTGGCCTTTATTAATGCTACCACCCCAATTTTAAACCCTAATCATTCCATAATGATGCAGGTTACCTTTGCCTTTATTGGAATAGTTGGTTCAATAATTTTAATGTTAATATAATAAAATGAGTAGAATGAAAATATCAAAAAGGAATATTAAACTGGAGAATTAGAAATGGAAGAAGAAAAAGACACAATATTTATGATGGCCCTGGTAGCTGCAGGTGTAATACTTGTAAGTGGACTTGCAGGATTGCTGCAGTGGTTTATAGTAATTCCAGTGACCATAGCCGGTTTTTTATTAACCCTCTTAATTGGAACCCTATATCGAGAAGGTTCAATTAAACTCTCAGAAAACCTGGAAAAATGGGCCATGATAATTATACTGGCGATGATCATATTTTCATTCATAATACTTTACAAACCAGCATAAATATATTTTAATATTTAAATAAACGGTGAATAAGCCCTGTTAATTGTTATAAAGGTGATTGAATGTTATTAAAAATAAAAAATATATTTAATCGGTGATTTAATGGATCAAACGATTTATTTAGTTTACATACTATCATTTGTATTAGGTTCCATAGTGGGCCTGCTATTCAGCTATAAAAAGTACAAGTTACCATTTGTAAGTGAGAAATTTGATGTAATTGCCGTAATTTTATCGATAATTGGTTGGTTTTTATTTTTAAACAGCCCACTTGTAACATTAATTCCGTCATACATCTCCATAACTATAGGTTTATTCTTAGTGGCTCTGGTACTGGGTATGAGACCAGGATATGGAAGATATGAAACCCTTACTGGATTTATCATATCTGTATTAATATGGATAATGAGGACGGTGCTCCTATGAAATCTGATAAAATTGATAAAGATGAATTATTACTCAGAGTAATGAAAGAGAGGATTATAAGAAGTTATAAATGGCATGATGATGTAGTTATTCCCTTTGCTAAGGAATTCGAAATCGAACCAGAGCAATTAGAGGAAATACTCATGAAAAGGATGGATATGTCCAGCTTAGAGGCACTACATGCTAGATTTGAACAATCTCAATCCATCTGCCTTAAAGAAAAAATTCATGCCGATTTAAGATTATGCTGGCTTTCCGATATTATGGGAGTAATATCAACTGAGGAATCAGACCAGATAAAAAATGATATTGCCAAAGAAATTTTAAATGGTAAATCTTACCAAAAAGCCATAGAAGATGGTAGAAAAGAATTATTAGAATACTTGATGAGGTAAAGAAATGTTAGATTCACTTAAAGATGTTGTAAGGAAAAGTTCAATTCATGTTTGCCTTATAAACACTGGAGGATGTAACGGCTGCGATATAGAAGTGGTCGCCCTCCTATCGCCTCGTTATGATCTGGAACAGTATGGAATTTACGTTCATAACAACCCCCGTGAAGCAGATGTAATCTTAATTACCGGGGCGGTAACCGAACAATGGAAAGACAAATTGATAAGAATTTATAATAAAGCTCCTCAACCTAAAATAGTTGTGGCACTGGGAAACTGTCCTTTGACTGGAGATGTATTTAACCAGGAAGGTTCCAGTGTTTATGCCCCTGTATCCGACTTTATACCAGTGGATGCAGAGGTTTCAGGGTGCCCGCCTAGACCTTCAGAGATCTTGGCTGCTATTTTAGCTGTAGGACCCGACGCAATAGCAGCAAAAGGGAGGCAGAAAGAATGATACTGCCAATCGGACCAATACACCCTGGTTTAAAAGAACCATTACGATTAAAACTTAAAACACAAGGAGAAAAAGTTTTAAGTGCAGAAATTGATTACGGCTACGTTCATCGAGGTATTGAACGTATAATGAAGGGAAAAACCTGGCAAAAAGCCATATACTTATCAGAAAGAGTTTGTGGAATATGTTCATATATACACACCCAAACATTTGCTGAAACATTTGAATTGATTGCAGGAGAACAGGCTCCCCTAAGAGCACAATATCTTAGAGTACTTACCAATGAACTGGACAGGATTCAAAGCCACTTCATTGCTAATTCAACCTATTTCAAAGCATTAGAACATGAAACTCTTTTCATGTACATGCTGGCCCTGAGAGAACCTATAATGGATGCCATAGAATTGCTTACTGGTAACCGGGTAAACATGGGTTGGAATGTAGTTGGTGGAGTAAGAATGGATGCTAAGGAAGTTCACCTAAACCAGATCAAAGAAATCATTACTGAGTTAGAATCTGGATATGATAAATACGTGGAAATGTTTGAACAGGGGCCACTAGTGGGACTTAGATCCCATGACGTAGGTAAAATGTCCCGTGAAGATTGCATTAAGGCCAGGGCAGTAGGTCCTATCGGAAGAGCTTCCGGAATCAGTCATGATTGGAGAATTGATCATCCCACTTATCACGACCACCTTGATTTCCACACCGTATGGAGAAAGGAAGGAGATAACTTTGCCCGAACTATGAATCGTTTTGATGAAGTTTCAGAATCTATAAAACTAATTAAAGAAGTTATTGATAATATTCCCCCTGGTGAAATTAGAAAAAAAATCGATATTCCTGCGGGTTATGGTGAATGGAGAAATGAAGCTCCTCGAGGAGAAGTGACCTATATGATTGAAACCAATGGAAATCTTATTAGAAACGTCTCTATAAGAACACCCAGCATAATGAATATTGATGCCTGTGCTAAGTATATGCTTAAAGATGTGGCTACTGTTGCAGATGCTGTTGCTACCTATGCCAGTGTTGATCCATGTATTGCATGTGCAGAAAGAGTGGTTATCCTGGATAAATCAGGCAAAAAAAGAAGTTTTGACGGAATTCACAATATTAAATAAAATAAACCATGATAATCTAAACGGAATTAAATTAAACTTAATAATAAAATGAAATTGTAAGATGGTGTATTATGTCTTCAGTAATATGGTATTTATATGAATTTGCAAGAAAATCCTGGGCTGAAAAATTTGCAGGAGCAGCGACCGACCCTGAAATAGTGGAAACACCTGATAGATTCAGGGACTTTCCTCAAGTCTTTCCAGAGTATTGTATATCATGCGGTGCATGTACAGCAGCATGTCCTGCGCCTGCAGCAATCAAACTGGTTAGATCTGAGGATACTGCCGAAGAAGAAGGATCAGCATATCCCGTAATTAACACAAGAGGATGTATTAGATGTGGTTTCTGTGCAGAAGTCTGTCCCACTGAACCTAAAGCCCTGACCTGCGGAGAGAATCATCTTATAAGAGAAGAATTTACAATTTTACCAGTGGCTAAAAGCTATATTATAGATGATTACCTGTGTATCCGGTGCAAAAAATGCCAAAAAACATGTCCAGTTGATTGTATTAGTGAAGTAGATAATAAAATGGAAATTGATCAGGCCAAGTGCATTTCCTGTGGAGAATGTGAAAAAGTATGTCCTGTTAAAGGAGCTTTAAAAGACATTTCCATCACCAATATTGAGGAACAAAAAGAGATCATCAATTTAACGGTTAATACCTTAGAAGAACGTATTGAATCTGAAAGAGAAACAATAACCAAGTTGGCACCTGAAAAATTGTTCAAGATCGAAGTGCCGCTAGACGAAATACTGGAAAAATCACGACAGATTATACCAGACGATGATCTGATCATGGAGACAATCGAAAAGATAACAGATAGATTGAAGATGAGAATCATAACCTGGGATGATGATAAATGTAAACATTGCCGGTTATGTGTTGATGAATGTCCCACTGGAGCCATTAAATATAATCGAGAAAAGGACGTTGTGGAGCGGGACACTAAAAAATGTATAAGATGCAGTACCTGTTACCAGACCTGTCCATTTGGTGTAGCTGGTTATTATGTGGCAAAATTCTTATTAGACACATCCGAAACCGGCGCAGAAGAAATTTTAATCACTTTAAAACCTGCACAACTACCCATCAGGGGTTGATAAAATTACTGTTAAAAGCAAAAAGTTACATAAACCTTTAAGGGACGTGGAAGTGGTCTATGAAATAGATCGCAGCAAATGTGAAATATGTAAAGACAGACCATGTCTTAAATCATGTCCAGTAGATGCTGTACACGAAATACCACCCAACAAAGACATTGAAATTGATGATAAATGTTTTGGATGTGTTTTATGTCGTGAAGCCTGCCCTTATGATGCTATAAAAATGGAAACAACTTTAGCAGAACCAATAAGAGAAAATGTTCCTAACATTAATCCTAAACTGTGCCGGCGATGTGGAGCATGTGTAAACGCCTGCCGGACTGGTGCTATCCAACTAATATCCTCTGGTCATGAAGAAGCCCACAGTGTCATTGACGAGGACAAATGTGTCCGTTGTGGATACTGTGCCAGGGTATGTCCCACTGAAGCCATTAAATATGGTGAAATATTGCCTCGATCAGTTGTTGGTGGAAAGGCTGTAGTAGTGGATCAAAAAGATTGTATTGGATGTATGACCTGCACCAGAGTTTGTCCATCTCGCGGAGCAATAAATATAGGAAAGGTAAGCAAATTACCCTACATTGATCCTTCTTACTGTGCCCGGTGCGAGGAATGTATGGATGTGTGTCCGTCTGCTGCCATAAAATACTCGTCACGGAAAAGAGCATACGAAAATTTCAGTAAACTAAAAACCATGGAAATTGTCTCTGAAATCCTGGAAAAGGATGCCAACAAACTTGCCAATGACGCAAAAAAAATTAATAATATTCTAAATAAAATTGCCAGAGATATCAGTTTCAACCGTACGGAAGAAGAATTTGAAATTGATGTAACCAATAGAATAAAGGATGAATTAAAAACTTTTGTTGATCGGGAACTTGAAATTGATGATATTGGAGAAATTATTGAAAGAACTTCCCCTAAAAGAGAAATAGCAGTTCTGGAAGATGAATGTATTGGCTGTAGTAAATGTATAGGAGAATGTCCAGTAGAATGTATTGAACTGGAAATGCCATCTCCAGTACACATTGGTAACGAATGTGTATACTGCGGAAAATGCGTGGAAACCTGCCCAGTTGATGCCATATCTCTCAAGGAAGAATACTTCAAAACCAGTAATGGGAACATATTATTTATAAGAAAAAAACTCCATGAACCAAGAATGGGTAGCGTGGCATATGACGCTGAAACCTGCCAATCATGCGGTATATGTGTAAATAAATGTCCAGTAAATGCTCTAACATTAGAAAACGATAAAATAATAGTCGATTCTAATAAATGTATTGTATGTGGAGAATGTGAATCAATATGTCCAGTTAATGCTATAAAAATAAAATTAAATGAAGATTAATGAGGATTTAATTGATAATATATTTCCTAAAACATTAAAAACAAGTTTCAGGGAATCTCAAGAATTATTTTAATTTTTACTGAAATTTAAATCCTCACAGTTAAAATTAAAATGTTCATCTAAACTTAATTTATAATAAAATTCAGCCATTAACATTTAACATAAAAAAAGTTAGATATTAATTATT harbors:
- a CDS encoding energy-converting hydrogenase A subunit D EhaD, coding for MYPLLELVNLTTISAVVMLIGAIGIILLPKPIDKVIMFALLQGGFIGIIAAAKYLDVAMAAAIFDPISTVILLIAIIKINEVREKKKSQEEGNLA
- a CDS encoding DUF788 domain-containing protein, which gives rise to MKTLYIASYLMFIISLVSIAYALIFNPPSWIVYGISIVFIPVAILSFGLISMAKIKEEEEDERRDEPFIGY
- a CDS encoding NADH-ubiquinone oxidoreductase, whose amino-acid sequence is MNLMANILLNVIIAFLVGSILFGYQRKIMARIQTRPGPPIIQHLLHTLKFYIKESTFPKTAAMPFYVAIASMLCAIWVSAVIVGPVLEGSLLLIFAIYALHKIVEHNAGSSSGSPYGKLSCVRAVFSAAAEVPLFAVLIIIYLKTGTMVIGDIVNYQTLNGPLIYAIPLAAAMFFVLILSKAPYSPFAITKGKDIISGYETEHFGVLRGYLMISESIAWYMLLWVFLTVFIGGLGPIGYLIGMVAISTVVAFINATTPILNPNHSIMMQVTFAFIGIVGSIILMLI
- a CDS encoding hydrogenase; translated protein: MEEEKDTIFMMALVAAGVILVSGLAGLLQWFIVIPVTIAGFLLTLLIGTLYREGSIKLSENLEKWAMIIILAMIIFSFIILYKPA
- a CDS encoding NiFe hydrogenase, with protein sequence MDQTIYLVYILSFVLGSIVGLLFSYKKYKLPFVSEKFDVIAVILSIIGWFLFLNSPLVTLIPSYISITIGLFLVALVLGMRPGYGRYETLTGFIISVLIWIMRTVLL
- a CDS encoding NiFe hydrogenase, with protein sequence MKSDKIDKDELLLRVMKERIIRSYKWHDDVVIPFAKEFEIEPEQLEEILMKRMDMSSLEALHARFEQSQSICLKEKIHADLRLCWLSDIMGVISTEESDQIKNDIAKEILNGKSYQKAIEDGRKELLEYLMR
- a CDS encoding ferredoxin, with amino-acid sequence MSSVIWYLYEFARKSWAEKFAGAATDPEIVETPDRFRDFPQVFPEYCISCGACTAACPAPAAIKLVRSEDTAEEEGSAYPVINTRGCIRCGFCAEVCPTEPKALTCGENHLIREEFTILPVAKSYIIDDYLCIRCKKCQKTCPVDCISEVDNKMEIDQAKCISCGECEKVCPVKGALKDISITNIEEQKEIINLTVNTLEERIESERETITKLAPEKLFKIEVPLDEILEKSRQIIPDDDLIMETIEKITDRLKMRIITWDDDKCKHCRLCVDECPTGAIKYNREKDVVERDTKKCIRCSTCYQTCPFGVAGYYVAKFLLDTSETGAEEILITLKPAQLPIRG
- a CDS encoding ferredoxin, whose protein sequence is MTVKSKKLHKPLRDVEVVYEIDRSKCEICKDRPCLKSCPVDAVHEIPPNKDIEIDDKCFGCVLCREACPYDAIKMETTLAEPIRENVPNINPKLCRRCGACVNACRTGAIQLISSGHEEAHSVIDEDKCVRCGYCARVCPTEAIKYGEILPRSVVGGKAVVVDQKDCIGCMTCTRVCPSRGAINIGKVSKLPYIDPSYCARCEECMDVCPSAAIKYSSRKRAYENFSKLKTMEIVSEILEKDANKLANDAKKINNILNKIARDISFNRTEEEFEIDVTNRIKDELKTFVDRELEIDDIGEIIERTSPKREIAVLEDECIGCSKCIGECPVECIELEMPSPVHIGNECVYCGKCVETCPVDAISLKEEYFKTSNGNILFIRKKLHEPRMGSVAYDAETCQSCGICVNKCPVNALTLENDKIIVDSNKCIVCGECESICPVNAIKIKLNED